From the Haliaeetus albicilla chromosome 19, bHalAlb1.1, whole genome shotgun sequence genome, the window CCAACGAAGCCGAGATCCGCTACTGGGAACAGAAGTACAACTCCAGCCTGGAAGAAGAAATTCTCAAGCTAGAGCAGAAGATCAAAAGGAACGAAGTGGAGATCGAAGAGGAAGAGTTCTGGGAAAACGAGCTGCAGATCGAACAGGAGAACGAAAAACAGCTgaaggagcagctgcaggagatgAGGCAGAGGATCCTGGAGTGCGAGAGCAAGCTGAAGGACTACGTGTCTCAGATCCACAACATGGAAAGTGGCCTTGAAGCAGAGAAGTTGCAGCGGGAAGTTCAAGAGTCCCAGGTGAATGAAGAAGAGGTCAAGGAAAAGATCGAGAAGGTGAAGGGCGAAATTGATATTCAGGGCCAGCAGAGTCTGAGATTGGAAAATGGCATTAAAGCTGTAGAAAGGTCTTTGGGCCAAGCTACCAAACGGTTACAGGtaagaatgtcttttttttatccGTAGCGAAAGAAAAGTCAAAGACGTGACTGTAATGAATTTCTCTCACACAGATTTGGAGCCCGTGACAGAAAACATGAGAAAGTTTCCACAGTGAATTGGGgtaaaaggaagaaagtgttgctttcattttcaaattgcatttcagatttttttttttttttgaagagcagGCAGTGTTCATTTCACCTGTGTGCCTTTTGCTCACTCAAaccatctgaaaagaaaaactagcTGTTTCTTTGTCTTGGGATATCCACCAAAACATCTGCTGGTTTGTGTTCCTGGCCATTCAGAAGGCCAGCGTGGCCTGCAGGGTTAGTGCTGAGCGCCACAACACCTTTCACTTATTTACACGCTGGCTCAGTTGCTTTCCCTTCAGTTACAGCTTTGGTTTGCTACCATTCCCTGACTGCCTGGTGGCTTCTGAGAAATCACTCAAAGCATATCTTCACCGTGCAGTGGTCCGTGATAGAGAAACACCAGGGCTAATATCAGCCAAACTAGCATGGGCTGCACCCATGGCAATGCATCTAGCCACCTCGCCCTGCTGAGAGCGAGTGCTCACTAGCTCCAGTGAGGTACTGCTGTGCTACTGGGTCTGGCCTCTTTTACACCTCAGACAAATAATATCTCCTGTGTGAACAACAGCATGTTTAGGGCTAGCAGAGAATTGTACTGCTGAGTGCTAAAAAGGGGCTATAGTGCTCTTGACCTAATGCCTTTAAAAGTATTAGTCTTCAAACCCCTGTTGATTTGGGGGTAGATATCTTGAGGATTTAGGTCCTACATCTTAGCAGCTCACTGTTTGATATTGTTAAATTTCAGGGAAATTTGCACCATTATAGCCTCTTTTGAGGCTCAACTTCTGATTCTTGCTAGGTTTGCCACCAAAGTAGATGAATTAAACAGTCCAAAAGCAGCATCTGGATAGATGGATGTAGAGCTAAAATAACTGTTAGCTTACAGGGCTTTAGTTTTAGAGAGTAGCATCACCCTTTTCCTGTCTGACTTGCTGGTgttcaggattttattttctctacaCCTCAGGCGTTTGTGGCACATGTATCAAAAGAGAATCCAGTCTCTTGCTTCCTTGCTAAAGTTAATGATATCACCTGGAACCTGATAgacaagaaagaataaatataaatgGAAATCTAGCTGCTAGCTGGATGAGGTGAAGGAAACGTTGTGGCTCCTGGAATTTTAATGTGCCCCATGTAAGACAGGACTGAGGCATCACGCATCAGTTTGAGTTGTGATTCTTGTTATATTCCTGGGGTTCACAGTTCCTGTGTTCTACAGTGCTGCAGTTGCAGTAAGGTGATGCTGCTGTGAATATGTAAAGCAATTTTGCACCCTTATTCCTGAGCAGCTAGAACCATGTCAGTATAAGCTGGTTTTATTCCACgaggagggaagaaaatgtaATCTTTTCATCCAAAACAAAATGGATAAAAACTGTAAGCAGTTTTGTCCATACTTAGATGTCCTAAGTTTCCAGACACACTACGCTTAAGGATTTGCACTAACAGAAAGCATCAAGTCCTCTTCATGTGTTTTACCTATCCTCAGTAACCCCCAGTGAGGCTATGATTGAGTTCAAAATTTTTCTcgcctttcccccccccctaTAGGCTAGGGTTTCACTTTCTTGGGAAAGTTTCCATTAAATTCAGATTCCCAAGCTTGTTCTAAACCTAGAGGTGCCCTAATCTAGAAGTCCAGGAGAAAATAAACTCAGCTCTGTATTATACGGTCTTGGGGAGGGTGGGGAATAGAGAAGTATTTTGTTGCATGCTGAaagttaaatattaatattcatAGAACTGCTGATTTGAAACTAGAAAAGTTGagcatgggtttttttatagacctttcaagaaggaaagaaaattttggtTTACTAGATTTCAAGCCATAAGAACAGGAAGGTGGCATTTTTTGGTAGCATGTGAGAAATTTCTAGTAATTTGTCCTACCTcttctttcattccttttctctAGCCACTTCAGTGACATTACTTTCCAGCAATATGAGGCTATGTTCAGTTAAGGATCAGATGCAGCACTCTGCTTTCCCTGTTTCTAGAgaaagtttttaaatgaaaaataagaaaaaaaacccaaccaaatcaaaaaaccaaaatcctaACCTTCTTCAGgtaaaaaaatctcactgaagTTTCACAATTAGATACTAAAATTTAAGAGTATAAACCAGTATGTTTTGGGGTGATACTTAATATTTTTACCCTATTTCCTGTGAAAGTTGAGAAATATCAAGAATAAGTTATTTATGATCTTAGTCCTGCTAACCTGCCTATTTTAGTGATTCAggtttttaaaacttaattacCTTCAGTGGCAACTTTGTTGCAATCGCATAAAACATGGAGCTGTAGAATTAACATTGTAGTAAGGATAGTTGAGAATCTCCTGTGTCCCACCTGCTCAGTTGTAGAGTCTGAAATAAATTGAAGAATTTTTCTGTAGAATTGTCTTAAAATTTGGAGGTGGCCTGGTCTTCATTTCTCAGTCCAGTTTCTCCGAAATCTTGTAGCCAATGAATGGAAACACAAGTTTAGCACCGGAAGCTGAGATGAACTATGTGATATGCTGCATTGACTGAACAGGTCAAACAAACACGTAAGTGACAAAGCAATTGGCATTTAAAAGGTCCTAATTTAGACATCAGATTAGTTGTGTTAATTTTCTTATTAACTGTTGAATTCAGCCCTAACTGTGGTCTTTCTGCAAGTTTAAAGTGAATAAGGGCTGTGCTGTTGGGGACTGTTCCTAGAATAGATCCACAAAACTATTCTCTCCCAATCCTTGTGTGAGTTCATGTATAATTCTGCTTACACAAGATAATTGGGTAAAATACGGTTGACCCAACCTCCATCTCTTGCCAAAATGAAGACGTAGCAGTATGCACTGCATAGAAACGCCCACAGACGTGCTGCCTGGCATCTGGGTAGCTAGCCCATCCCCTGTGCAGCCAGGTAGGCAAAGCCCACCCTGGCTCGGGGCGGCGTGGGGAAATAATTGTAGTCTAAGGCTGTCATAATCTGTCGGAGCTGTATGTTTTGCATATCATGCCAGAATTACAGAGCCTCAAGGAAGATCTGAAATTATCATCTTCTGTGCTTGCAAAGGGGTGGTGAACCAGCCAGGATTTGGCCTCATTGTACAAAACACAGTATGCTTGCAGAGTGAGAGAGTTCTGTCCATAAAAATGTACACTCTAAATAGGAAACGCAAAGAACAAGAGGAGAAGGGAATTATTCTCCTTTTAGGAATAAGAACTAAATGAGCTGTCCAAGTCATGCTGGACACTTCTGGCAGAGCTAAGATTTGGTGCCAGACTGATGCTCagttgatgtatttttttcagagtgcACAATATTACTATTATTTGCTCACATTTGTTGTGCCAATATTTTTCTCAGGTGATATGAGAAACATCTGCTAGTTGTCCAAGAAGCAACATAAACAGACCAGTAGTAACTAACCTCTAATAAGTAATAGTGAGTGTTGATTTGCTTTCTAGATTATGAGAGTAAAATATCTTTCAATTCTTTTGCTtgcatttgaatttaaaaattggAGACTTTCTCATCAAAAGGAGAAGTGTTAGTTGCCCAGTTGCAAACAGAGTCTTGAAATGCTGCTTTATGCTCGCTACTGCTCAGcagatgttttctctttcctggcAGGACAGGGAACAAGAACTGGAGCAACTGACAAAGGAGCTGCGACAGGTCAATCTCCAACAGTTCATCCAGCAAACGGGAACGAAGGTGACGGTGCTGCCGGCAGACCCCGTTGAGGTGGAGGCCCCGCATGTAGAGCTTGAGAGAGGTGCAGCACTCAGAATGCTTTTGGTGGGCGGGAGAAGGGGATGGCAAAGCGTTTACCATGCTGCATTAATGCTGGCACTCATATGTGAAGTGAATGCTCTGTTAGCAAAGAAGTTAGCAAAATATTAAGAAAGCACGGtatcaaatatttcttttcattccaaGGGTTTAGCAAGCTATAAATAAAGCATAGTATGTAGATAACTTCTCTCCTGCTGTGCCTaggcatgtgtgtgtttgtccCATCAGTAACCCATTAGGCCAGTAGCTTTCAAGTGTGGCTGCTATGGCTGCAGGCATGTAAGCTGGCACACAATATGATTGCATGTCTGACGTTGCTGTTCATCTAGGTTCTTCCTCTTCTAGTGGGATGTGTTGTCAAAGTAGAGAAAGGAATGTGTCTGGATCTTAAGAAATCCCAGACGGCAGCTGCACAGGAATAGGGGCTAATCCAGCTGGGCTGCCAGCCATCCAGAAGTCCCGCGCAGATGGCTGTTATGGCATGTGCAAATTGACTTTGCCCTAGTGAGATCAGTGCATTCTGCACATGCCCACATCTGAATTCAAAATTTCCTAGACAGAAATACAGGAGCATGTTGATTGCGTGTCAGAACTGTGGCAAAAGCAGAAACACCTTTGCCGTGGCTCAGCCTCTGCTGTGGTGTGCTTTGTCTAGCACCTGCTTGCAAGGGGCCTGTTTCCTTCCGCATTCTCCTTAGCTGGTTCTGTCCCTTCTCTCAGAAAACTTTCTAACCAAAAGGCATTGGGACAGtagggaggtggggagagaagaAGAGACAACCAGGCCTTAAATGTCAGCACTTGTACGAACTTTCTCTTCTAAGTGGGCAGGAAGCTGAGGCTTTGAGTTACGTTCTTTCTGCACATTACTGTATAAATGCATTGTGTGTATCCATGTGCATGTTCCTTGTGGGAGGGTAATTATATTGCGTAGGTAtatctttctgttttgaaatgagTAGGAAGTGTGCACCTTAGATCTCATCACTTCCTAGTTGGGCATGTGAATGTTTTGTTGCATGTGGTATTAGTTTTTCTAAACTGCACTAAGGGCACCAGTAAGCAGGGAGAGGAGTTCTACAGACATCTCCCGTGACGATGACTTCTGTAACTGCCTGTTTTCTTGCGCAGAGCCAACATTTCAGTCTGGGTCACTGAAGCGCCCTGGCTCGTCGAGGCAACTCCCCAGCAACCTTCGGATTCTACAGAATCCCCTGTCATCTGGTTTTAACCCAGAGGGCATTTATGTATGACAGTACATACCTCTTCTGGAGAGGACGTAGCAAGGTACCCCGGACAAGATAcacttttgttttattctgccAATGATGAATGgaagaagaatttattttttttttgttaagccaccatatttttttttcttcttcccccaacaCACCACTTGGAGCCATACCTTGTGCACTGATGCtaaagagacagaggaactgtCTGGATTCGTAATTGGCAAGGATGAACTTGCTGTTAACGCAGCTAGAGTGCAAAAACCTTCATTTGTTTTTGCCACTTCAGAAGTGTTTTGGAAAGTATTGTTCCTTGTATAGGCATAAATAAAAGACTGAGGGTGAAGGAAACCATGTATGCAACTGATCTGAGGTTTAATTTATTCCCTTTAATCAATGGACGTGTGAATGTTgaccttttatatttttatttttaacttgtggATAATCACGTTTGGCTGTATGTCAGTCTGACAAGGTGATGTTAATTTGTGTGTACAAACATCCACCATTTGATCAAGTACAACAACTTGCAGAGTTCTGTGGAGTGCTGAACCATTACAATGGTTTCTCACCGCTGACTTTGTTAATTTCTGTTGTGGGTCATAATATGTCATGTTCCATCCATTGCTACCTTTTAAGGCTTGAAAAGTGAGCTTCTGGGATTTACTTGCTGTTGAATCTGCCTTGAATGAAGCACCTAGTGTTCAAAAGATTTATGGGATTTAAACCTTGGCTtggtaaaaatatttccagcatATGATTGAGGATGCACTAGTTAGatgatattttattatatagaatgtatatttgaaatattttgccacATTGTATATGCCTTTTGAGAAAAGAACAATGTAAGAAGTTGTCTTCATGTATCTTACCAAAAGAGAGTTGGAGGCTTTCACTGTGTGTGattttgtactttattttttccactagCCATTACAGTGTTCTTGTTTTGCAGTAAATCTTGCTCttggaggagaaaaaaccccacaagacAAATGCGCATCCTCTTCCAGAATTCACTCAAGTTTTGTGGAGGGAAGAAACCTGGCAGAGAGTCCTGTGAAGTCAATAGCAGAGCTTCTACTGACTTGAGTGGGGCCAGGATTTCATTCCAGGTCCCCTGTGTTAAATGGTAGACGTTTAGCCTCTTTGAAAGATGTATTGCTGCTCAGTCACTTACAGAATATAAAACTTAAAAACAGGAAATTCACACATTTGGTAGTCTTTTTTTTACAAAACGTGAAGAGAGAACATTATCGTCTCTTGATGTCACTCTAATGCAATCATGCAGAAAGTAAAACACTACCAAGTAGCATATTGGTTACAGGCCTTGAAATTAGATTGTTGAAGTGGACACCAAGTTTGTAGAGAAAGTGACTGGCATCAGTGGGACACGTTGTATGCATACCTTAGGAGGCTGGCCTCATGGGTGAGTTAGAGAAGGGATGGGCCTTGCCTAGTTGCATTTGGATTTCCTGTTCTAACAGCAACTCATACCATCATCCCCGCCTTTGAGATCCCCTTGAAGTGAGAGGGGGTCACCGTGCTTTCACTGCAGTATTGAATACCTGGCCTTCAGTCAGTGGCAAAATGACAGAACTCCTGATGTCTGGTAGGGTCAGGATTTTACCGCTGATAGGAAACTCCAAGCTTTTTGCCATAGAAAATACTTAAGAATTCTTAACTCCTAGCATCCTCTTGTGTTGATTTACTGATGTGCAGATAAATGTTAAtttaagtttccttttttaaaaaaaggagctTCCTGACAAATGGAAGTTTTATAAGATAAAGTAGAAGATGAAGGACTCTTGAGtgtttaatgcattttttttcccttgccacTTACTAATGGCATCATATATTCTAAAAATGCTGCTGTATTTAGACTAACAGCAACAGATAAGGCTGTGAATATATAAAGGACCTTTCCAAATGGACTCTGAATTTTTACTGTTTAACTTATCAGGTCTTTGCACcgtggcccccccccccgccccatgaGCAAACTGGACAATGACATTTTCCTACCTGAGGAATCTTTGCAGTGCTCACAGATTTTACTGTTAGTTTATCACAACTTTGTGCTCATGTTTACTGTGCCCATaactttgtattaaaaaaaaaataaatgtgtgtgtgtatatatatataaaaaaagtataaaatatacATAGTTTGGGGACAATATCTGTCCAAGGTACTTGAGCATATATGCCTTACATTCTGGGCTcaatttacagaaataaaatggccCTCTCCAGTGGATATCTTGCATCTTCAGCACCTCTTGATGTTAGAGAACTGAGGCACGCAGCACCTTGCAAAGTCTGGCCCAAATTATGCTgcatgggggtggggggaaataaaagaaaagcctgTTGCAATTTCAGTCTTGTACTGAGATGAAGTATTTTTAAGGCAGATCCATACTTGCCCAGCTGATATTTTTGTCATACTTTGTGACTAGCCTATCTCCCACAGATGTGCAGTTTGAGCTGAATTGGGCTCTTGCATTGTAAAAACTGCTCTGTTTCTCTGCCAGGTTATTCTTTAagatggagggaggaggaaaaaggattAAAAGGGAGGGTAAGAGCAGCTTTGGAGGGCTTAAGTTATGGCTTTGTAATAGAATCAAGGAAGGAATTTGCcatttaagttaaaaaatagCACCTGCTGACTGCAGCAGCTGTTTGACAGAGGGGCCAGCCTGGAGCTGGCTCAGGAGTGGCCACTGCATCATCACTGAGTGGACTCTCCTTGTCAGGGCTTTAGCATATGTCAAGGTGATCTGAAAAACATTTACAGCTTCAACCACAACTTTGCTGTTGTGGCAAAGGAGAGGCTTTGGTATCCAAACCTGTCATTTGTGAGACACTGACAAATTCCCCTGTCCCCACCATACTCCTCTTGCTTATTGAATTTCACCCAGGCTAAAGTTCTGTAGCATTTTCACCCTCTCTGTAAATAAACCAAAACGAAATGGCATGCCCTTGCATTAAATGTGAAttgaaaaatgtattacagTTATAAAAATTCCTCACATTATGGTGTTGAGTTTTGCTTCTGATCAACTGCAGAACCTCACTCTTTCTTTACAAAtgtagaaaaattaattttcagaagcGTTTCAAACCTACTTATGGGGCATTAGCAGAAAGGAAGCTACACATATTGATTTTAACAAGTGCCATACTATTTACTGGGCAGCATGATAAGaaatggggttttttgcttgcaTTAAATAGTTGAATACACAAGCACTATTTTCCAGTGCACGGGGAATTTATATGGAGAACTTCTGTAATTTATTACTAATGGAAATTAACTGTGTTACCTCTCTGATCCATGAGGATACAGTTTATTTTTGCTGGTAATGCTATGTTGTTAGGGGAAAAGGCGGGGGGCATTGACCGTTTGAAAAGCCAGTAGGTTAAGGCTAAGGTAAACATTCTGAATGCCTGAGCAAGGGAGAAACCCAAGTCCCACTCTGAGAAGTCAGCTAGGAACCTGCCTTCCATTATCTTTCAGTGGGACTTAGGTTCCCAAGTGCCTGAATTGCTTCTGGAAATGGTATGTTAGCTTTGCGATTACTTGCTTTTCTAAACCCTAGCAAGTTGGAAGGAAGTTCTTGAAGGGAACTACCAGTAGCATTAGCAATATgcaaaaaagcttttgttgtgaggtgagagggaaaagatcctttagtgaaataaaaatctcttgGGGCAATAATTGCCTTGTTTTTAGTGTGAAAAGTATTGCATTATTTTAGTGAACTGGGATCGTATGAGTATGAGCAAAAAAATTGATCCTGTAATTTTTAGTGAGTTATCTTGAAGCATATAAATTCCTGATGTGCATTAACTTGAGTGAATTGGGCCTTAATGATCCATGTAAATAACAAAACTGtattcagatattttttccagaaaatagtCTCTAATGGTCTGTACTGTATTAAAATAAGTGTCAAAGTGTTACTTTTatattacactttttttttttaagaacattgAAACATGCATGTTTATTCTATTTGCTAcagtattttaatgttttggaTGAAGGCCATCGGTTGTATGGAGATGACAAAACAATCATTCTGTCTATTTATTCAGTATTGCTGcttaaagttttcaaaataaagctttcaATGCCAATATAGTGACTGATTGAAAGCTGTTCTAGCTCTCTTCAGGTGTTTTTTTCTATGTTTATAGAAAACTAAATAAGTGAAACTTGGTATATAAACTGTTATACCAGCAAAGAATTATTGCAATAATATTGTGGGGAGGGGTTGGGGTAAGCGTGTGTAGTATATACATAAATGTATGCATGCAGCGGATGCATTTAGGTCTCAAGTAAATGGAGTGCTGAAGAATGTTCGAATCCTTTGTGGCTTTGCAAGCAACTTACACGTGCGATCAAATACTGGTTAGTGCTGCATGCCAGTGTGCAGTGCTTGTGAGGGGCAGAACAAGCAGAGGTGGTCACAAAGGATCAGCTTGGAGCCCTTTGAACCAAATGGGATTTAAGCACATTCTTGAGTATTCCATAGATGCGTTCCTGAATTGGGCCTAAAAGCATGTTCTGATACAAAAATCTTTCAGTTGCAGTAAGGTTGCCTCGGTTCAAGTGTAGCTGGTACCTCTGAAAATTTGAGTAGTTCTGAGGTGGATCAAGTACGCCTGCTCTATTGGTAAAGGGTATCAAAATGCAGAGAACGTTCACCCTCATGATCACCCCGTGAAACTACTAACTAGGGGTTCTGACTGGAAGATTTGAGTTGCTGATGCTTTAACCTAGAGAAGCAACATAAACTAACTGTGAAAACACGAGTAAGCATTTTATTACTGCTCTGCTTCAATGCAAGATGAAAATCTGTATTATATGTAACtatattttttgtcatttaaaaagcttctattttttattattctcaTGAATGGTTGACAAAATATATTGGATATGCTCCCATACAATAAATTCCCCTCTGAAACTTTGGGTCTTTACAGTTCATGGTTTGCTGGAATTGCAGTGTACATCTCGCGCACATCTCGTGATACAGCTACTGGAACTCTTTCTGTCAAAGAACACTTAGCCTGAAAGCAGGCCAAGGTAATGCTTGGTGTGTCCAGAACTAGAACACTTTCAGAAATGGCTGTGTGTCAAGCATTAGGACACAATGAACACTCCTAAATGGCAATTTACTTGGAGGTGTGGGACACATGA encodes:
- the RASSF8 gene encoding ras association domain-containing protein 8; this encodes MELKVWVDGVQRIVCGVTEVTTCQEVVIALAQAIGRTGRYTLIEKWRDTERHLAPHENPIVSLNKWGQYASDVQLILRRTGPSLSERPTSDSVARIPERTLYRQSLPPLAKLRPPGDKAMKRREPKRKSLTFTGGAKGLMDIFGKSKESEFKQKVLNNCKTTADELKKLIHLQTEKLQCIEKQLESNEAEIRYWEQKYNSSLEEEILKLEQKIKRNEVEIEEEEFWENELQIEQENEKQLKEQLQEMRQRILECESKLKDYVSQIHNMESGLEAEKLQREVQESQVNEEEVKEKIEKVKGEIDIQGQQSLRLENGIKAVERSLGQATKRLQDREQELEQLTKELRQVNLQQFIQQTGTKVTVLPADPVEVEAPHVELEREPTFQSGSLKRPGSSRQLPSNLRILQNPLSSGFNPEGIYV